A genomic region of Campylobacter corcagiensis contains the following coding sequences:
- a CDS encoding replication-associated recombination protein A, which translates to MSLANDFRPKNLDEICGQKHIIAKDKALYKLIRGGEIPHLMFFGPAGSGKTTLAKVIANELNMEFYELDGTSLKVDEIRKILDKHKGTLLKPLIFIDEVHRLSKTQQEVLLIPMESGVATIIGASTENPYFVLSSGIRSRSMLFEFKPLTNDDLTELFNRVQNTLKFTTDNDAKNYLISSSAGDGRAMLNLLDYALKIDTNISLTTLKELRSHPLKDGVSSDDTHYDLASAMIKSLRGSDINASLYYAARLIDGGESADFIARRLVIFASEDIGNANPNALNLATNTLIAVGKIGYPEARIIIAQCVVYLASSPKSNSSYKAINEALDFVSNKPKLKIPNYLINTNPAKKDYLYPHDFGGWVKQNYTEIPLNFYHSKGIGFEKNLNDWHEALLNLDKQE; encoded by the coding sequence ATGAGTTTAGCAAATGATTTTCGCCCTAAAAATTTAGATGAAATTTGTGGTCAAAAGCACATCATAGCTAAAGACAAAGCTCTTTATAAGCTTATAAGGGGTGGAGAAATTCCACATTTAATGTTTTTTGGACCAGCAGGAAGCGGAAAAACAACTTTGGCTAAGGTTATAGCAAATGAGCTAAATATGGAGTTTTACGAACTTGATGGCACAAGTTTAAAAGTAGATGAAATACGCAAAATTTTAGATAAGCACAAAGGCACTCTTTTAAAGCCACTTATTTTTATAGATGAGGTTCACCGTTTATCTAAAACCCAACAAGAAGTGCTTCTTATCCCGATGGAAAGTGGTGTGGCTACCATTATTGGTGCAAGTACAGAAAATCCATATTTTGTTTTAAGTAGTGGAATCCGCTCTCGTTCTATGCTTTTTGAATTTAAGCCACTAACTAACGATGATCTAACAGAGCTTTTTAATAGAGTTCAAAACACCTTAAAATTCACTACAGATAACGATGCTAAAAATTATCTTATAAGCTCATCAGCAGGGGATGGAAGGGCTATGTTAAATTTGCTTGATTATGCTTTAAAAATCGATACTAACATATCACTAACAACATTAAAAGAGTTAAGAAGTCACCCTTTAAAAGATGGCGTAAGTAGCGATGATACTCACTATGATTTAGCAAGTGCGATGATAAAAAGCCTAAGAGGAAGCGATATAAACGCTTCGCTTTATTACGCTGCAAGGCTTATAGATGGTGGCGAAAGTGCTGATTTTATCGCAAGAAGGCTTGTGATATTTGCTAGTGAAGACATTGGAAATGCTAACCCAAATGCTTTAAATTTAGCCACTAACACTCTAATAGCTGTTGGCAAGATTGGTTATCCAGAAGCCAGGATAATCATCGCTCAATGCGTAGTTTACCTAGCAAGTTCTCCAAAATCAAACTCAAGTTATAAAGCGATAAATGAGGCTTTGGATTTTGTATCAAACAAGCCAAAACTAAAAATACCCAACTATCTAATAAACACAAATCCAGCAAAAAAAGATTATCTTTATCCGCATGATTTTGGTGGCTGGGTTAAGCAAAACTATACAGAAATTCCATTAAATTTCTACCACTCTAAAGGCATTGGTTTTGAGAAAAATCTCAATGATTGGCACGAAGCTCTTTTAAATCTAGATAAACAAGAGTAA
- the thrS gene encoding threonine--tRNA ligase produces the protein MDREIIAYKLNGEVIDTHSINGREKDAKPIYFDNSDESLDVIRHSTAHLMAEAILSLYPDAKFFVGPAIEDGFYYDFRATKEDGQKIGEDDLKDIEKKMKELIKAKNDFVKINSTKAEVLAKFANDDLKQEVLKRIPEGVVSIYTQGNFEDICRGPHVPNTRFLQNFKLTRVAGAYLGGDENREMLTRIYGTAFADKQSLNDHLKMLEEAKKRDHRKLGNEMKLFTFDEQVGAGLPIWLPNGARLRSKLEHKLFGVHRRRGYQPVRGPEILKADAWKISGHYDNYKENMYFTQIDEQEYGIKPMNCVGHVKVYESDIRSYRDLPLKFFEYGVVHRHEKSGVMHGLFRVREFTQDDAHIFCAPHQIKENVIEILDFVNHIMKAFDFTYEMEISTRPDKAIGDDSVWEVATSALKEALDEHHLKYGIDEGGGAFYGPKIDIKITDALKRKWQCGTIQVDFNLPQRFDLTYIDENNEKKRPVMIHRAILGSFERFIGILIEHTAGELPFFIAPTGVAIVPISDSHFEYAKSIKKELENLGVDAEIYSKNETLNKRIRTAEKAHIPYIIVLGDEEVSNKSVALRDRRAREQSNLSFDEFIKFIKEKLNEVDF, from the coding sequence ATGGATCGCGAGATAATCGCATATAAATTAAATGGGGAAGTTATAGACACTCACTCGATAAATGGTAGAGAAAAAGATGCTAAACCGATATATTTTGATAATAGTGATGAGAGCTTAGATGTCATCAGACACTCAACAGCTCACTTAATGGCAGAAGCTATTTTATCTTTATACCCAGATGCTAAATTTTTTGTAGGACCTGCGATTGAAGATGGCTTTTATTATGATTTTAGAGCTACAAAAGAAGATGGTCAAAAAATAGGCGAAGATGATTTAAAAGATATAGAAAAGAAGATGAAAGAGCTTATAAAAGCTAAGAATGATTTTGTTAAGATAAACTCTACAAAAGCTGAAGTGTTAGCTAAATTTGCTAATGATGATTTAAAGCAAGAAGTTCTAAAAAGAATTCCAGAAGGCGTTGTAAGCATCTACACTCAGGGCAACTTTGAAGACATTTGCCGTGGGCCACATGTGCCAAACACACGCTTTTTACAAAATTTTAAGCTTACAAGAGTAGCTGGAGCCTATCTTGGTGGTGATGAAAATCGCGAAATGCTTACACGAATTTATGGTACTGCTTTTGCTGATAAACAGAGCTTAAATGATCACCTAAAAATGCTAGAAGAGGCTAAAAAAAGAGATCATAGAAAGCTTGGAAATGAGATGAAGCTTTTTACATTTGATGAGCAAGTTGGAGCAGGACTTCCTATTTGGTTACCAAATGGAGCAAGGCTTAGATCAAAGCTAGAGCACAAGCTTTTTGGCGTTCACAGACGCCGCGGTTATCAGCCTGTTCGTGGTCCAGAAATTTTAAAAGCTGATGCTTGGAAGATAAGTGGACACTACGACAACTACAAAGAAAATATGTATTTTACTCAAATAGATGAGCAAGAGTATGGAATAAAACCTATGAACTGTGTTGGACATGTTAAGGTTTATGAAAGCGATATAAGAAGTTATCGCGATTTGCCACTTAAATTTTTTGAGTATGGCGTCGTTCATAGACATGAAAAAAGTGGTGTGATGCACGGGCTTTTTAGAGTTAGAGAATTTACCCAAGATGATGCTCATATTTTCTGTGCTCCACATCAGATAAAAGAAAACGTTATAGAAATTTTAGATTTTGTAAATCATATAATGAAAGCTTTTGACTTTACTTATGAGATGGAAATTTCAACTCGTCCTGATAAAGCTATCGGCGATGATAGTGTTTGGGAAGTCGCTACAAGTGCACTTAAAGAAGCTCTTGATGAGCATCATTTAAAATACGGTATAGACGAAGGTGGCGGGGCTTTTTATGGTCCAAAGATTGATATTAAAATAACTGATGCGTTAAAAAGAAAGTGGCAGTGTGGAACAATCCAAGTTGACTTTAACCTACCACAACGCTTTGATTTAACTTACATAGATGAAAATAATGAGAAAAAGCGCCCTGTTATGATTCACCGTGCTATTTTGGGTAGTTTTGAGAGATTTATAGGAATTTTGATTGAACATACTGCTGGTGAACTTCCATTTTTTATCGCTCCAACTGGCGTTGCTATAGTGCCTATTAGCGATAGCCATTTTGAGTATGCAAAAAGCATTAAAAAAGAGCTTGAGAATTTAGGCGTAGATGCTGAAATTTATAGCAAAAACGAAACACTAAACAAAAGAATAAGAACAGCTGAAAAAGCTCATATACCATATATTATTGTTTTAGGTGATGAAGAGGTTAGTAATAAAAGTGTTGCTCTGCGAGATCGTAGAGCTAGAGAGCAGTCAAATCTAAGCTTTGATGAGTTTATTAAATTTATAAAGGAGAAACTAAATGAGGTGGATTTTTGA
- the infC gene encoding translation initiation factor IF-3: MSKDKVVYLNEDIRAKEVRCVGDDGEVYGIISRDEALDIANKMGLDLVLIAPDAKPPVCKVMDYGKFRYQQEKKQKEAKKKQKTIDIKEVKLSAKIAQNDINYKIKHAREFLESGKHVRFRVFLKGREMANPEVGVELLNSVYELVNDIGQRDKEPIFEGRYVNMLVVPKKS; encoded by the coding sequence TTGAGTAAAGACAAAGTTGTTTATCTAAACGAAGACATACGCGCAAAAGAGGTTAGGTGCGTAGGAGATGATGGGGAGGTTTATGGAATCATATCAAGAGATGAAGCTCTTGATATAGCTAACAAAATGGGGCTTGATTTAGTTTTAATAGCACCAGATGCAAAGCCGCCAGTTTGTAAAGTAATGGACTATGGTAAATTTAGGTACCAACAAGAAAAAAAGCAAAAAGAGGCTAAAAAAAAGCAAAAAACTATTGACATTAAAGAGGTTAAGCTATCAGCTAAAATCGCTCAAAATGATATAAACTACAAAATAAAACATGCTAGAGAATTTTTAGAGTCTGGTAAGCATGTAAGATTTAGAGTGTTTTTAAAAGGGCGTGAAATGGCTAATCCTGAAGTTGGAGTTGAGCTTTTAAATAGCGTTTATGAGTTAGTAAATGATATCGGCCAAAGAGACAAAGAGCCAATCTTTGAAGGTAGATATGTCAATATGTTGGTCGTTCCTAAGAAAAGTTAA
- the rpmI gene encoding 50S ribosomal protein L35, whose amino-acid sequence MPKMKTVRGAAKRFKVGKNKIKRGSAFRSHILTKKSQKRKRDLRQEQFVDSTNVKAVKKMLGKA is encoded by the coding sequence ATGCCAAAGATGAAAACAGTTCGTGGTGCAGCTAAGCGTTTTAAAGTGGGTAAAAATAAGATTAAGAGAGGCTCAGCTTTTAGAAGCCATATCTTAACTAAAAAGTCACAAAAACGCAAAAGAGACCTAAGACAAGAGCAATTTGTAGATTCTACAAATGTTAAAGCTGTTAAAAAAATGCTAGGAAAAGCATAA
- the rplT gene encoding 50S ribosomal protein L20: MARVKTGVVRRRRHKKVLKLARGFYSGRRKHFRKAKEQLERSLCYAYRDRRQKKRDFRRLWIVRINAACRLNDISYSKFINGLKLAGIELDRKILADMAYNDPEAFSVVATKAKSALKA, translated from the coding sequence ATGGCAAGAGTAAAAACAGGCGTAGTTAGAAGAAGACGCCATAAGAAAGTTTTAAAGTTAGCGAGAGGCTTTTATAGTGGAAGAAGAAAACACTTTAGAAAAGCAAAAGAGCAACTTGAAAGAAGTTTATGTTATGCATATAGAGATAGACGCCAGAAAAAAAGAGATTTCAGACGCCTATGGATAGTAAGAATTAACGCAGCTTGTAGATTAAATGACATAAGCTACTCAAAATTTATCAACGGACTAAAATTGGCAGGTATTGAACTTGACAGAAAGATACTTGCAGATATGGCTTATAACGATCCAGAAGCATTTAGCGTTGTTGCTACAAAGGCAAAATCAGCTCTAAAGGCTTAA
- a CDS encoding FAD-binding oxidoreductase, with amino-acid sequence MILPNGVKESDFKTAISKFENILGKENVFTDEKDVFLYRDAYSSEWNEESEPIPSIAVAPKTVEEVQEIVKVANEFKIPLFPISTGKNLGYGSSAPNRRGDVVVDLKRMNKIIEVDDKRNFCILEPGVSYFDFYKYCEDNNLNVMMDIPDPGWGSPVGNALDHGWGYTYGMYRDHFGAHCGMEVVLPNGEVMRTGMGALPGAKTFAENKYGYGAYVDGLFAQSNFGIVTKMGFWLMPKPEYYALYSLTTKRREDIIKMVEILNYLEDSFIIGWPLYRSPLNPPHGKPMNPELESYLTSKNGKPDLEKIQNYALKNKIPYWQIDIPIYGNKEAVYANAKYVENRFKEIDGSEFKLVQEFALPLSKEDISKMKHKVSLGIPNMEIFWLSTRGEVLEPQDGHVWFSPIIPRDGKELLKCQDVYIDVFHELGMKSPITPFAHPRSWMYHAFCFMLNFGNSRTDIEHNKKLRAAYRKMIEVAAENGWGDYRAAPTFQDDVYNVYSFNNHILRRFVENLKDAIDPNGIIAPGRGGIWPKHAREAKKGGTK; translated from the coding sequence ATGATACTGCCAAACGGGGTAAAAGAGAGCGATTTTAAAACTGCTATAAGTAAATTTGAAAACATTTTAGGAAAAGAAAATGTCTTTACAGATGAAAAAGATGTTTTTTTATACAGAGATGCCTACTCTTCTGAATGGAATGAAGAGAGTGAACCAATTCCATCTATCGCTGTTGCACCAAAAACAGTAGAAGAAGTTCAAGAGATAGTAAAAGTGGCAAATGAGTTTAAAATTCCACTTTTTCCAATCTCAACAGGTAAGAATTTAGGTTATGGCTCATCAGCTCCAAATCGCCGCGGTGATGTGGTTGTTGATCTAAAAAGAATGAATAAAATTATAGAAGTTGATGATAAAAGAAATTTCTGTATTTTAGAACCAGGGGTTAGTTATTTTGACTTTTATAAATACTGTGAAGATAATAACTTAAATGTCATGATGGATATACCAGATCCAGGTTGGGGAAGTCCTGTTGGAAACGCACTTGACCACGGTTGGGGTTATACTTATGGAATGTATAGAGATCACTTTGGTGCTCACTGTGGAATGGAAGTAGTGCTTCCAAATGGCGAAGTTATGAGAACAGGAATGGGTGCACTTCCAGGGGCTAAAACATTTGCTGAAAACAAATACGGTTATGGTGCATATGTAGATGGTCTTTTTGCACAATCAAATTTTGGAATAGTTACAAAAATGGGCTTTTGGTTAATGCCAAAACCTGAGTATTATGCACTTTACTCACTAACTACCAAAAGAAGAGAAGATATCATAAAAATGGTTGAAATTTTAAACTATTTAGAAGACTCTTTTATCATCGGTTGGCCGCTTTATAGAAGTCCATTAAACCCTCCACATGGAAAACCTATGAATCCTGAGTTAGAATCATACTTAACATCAAAAAATGGTAAGCCTGACCTAGAAAAAATCCAAAACTACGCCTTAAAAAACAAAATTCCTTACTGGCAGATAGATATTCCGATTTATGGAAATAAAGAGGCTGTTTATGCAAACGCTAAGTATGTGGAAAATCGCTTTAAAGAGATAGATGGTTCAGAATTTAAATTAGTGCAAGAATTTGCTCTTCCACTAAGCAAAGAAGATATTTCTAAAATGAAACACAAAGTATCTCTTGGTATTCCAAATATGGAAATTTTCTGGCTTAGCACAAGAGGTGAAGTATTAGAACCACAAGATGGACACGTTTGGTTTTCGCCTATTATTCCAAGAGATGGAAAAGAGCTTTTAAAATGTCAAGATGTCTATATAGATGTTTTCCATGAACTAGGTATGAAATCTCCTATTACGCCATTTGCACACCCAAGAAGCTGGATGTATCACGCATTTTGCTTTATGCTAAATTTTGGAAACTCAAGAACTGACATTGAGCATAATAAAAAATTAAGAGCTGCTTATAGAAAGATGATAGAAGTAGCCGCTGAGAATGGCTGGGGAGATTATAGGGCTGCGCCAACTTTCCAAGATGATGTTTATAATGTTTATTCGTTTAACAATCACATCCTAAGACGCTTTGTTGAGAATTTAAAAGATGCAATAGATCCAAATGGAATAATCGCACCAGGAAGAGGTGGAATTTGGCCTAAGCATGCAAGAGAGGCAAAAAAAGGAGGCACAAAATGA
- a CDS encoding c-type cytochrome encodes MRNLTKTILFLGVICFANANEKDILSGGKNAKAPKTGEEIYNYWCLPCHGANKPGTKALEVLYQGSLPAELTKREDLVPEVVEFYVREGKHSMPFFRKTEINDKDLESLKAYLSKQ; translated from the coding sequence ATGAGAAATTTAACTAAAACTATACTATTTTTAGGAGTTATCTGTTTTGCAAATGCTAACGAAAAAGATATCTTAAGCGGTGGCAAAAATGCAAAAGCTCCAAAAACAGGAGAGGAAATTTATAACTACTGGTGTCTTCCATGTCATGGTGCAAATAAGCCTGGCACAAAAGCTTTAGAAGTACTTTATCAAGGAAGTCTTCCAGCTGAGCTTACTAAAAGAGAGGATTTGGTGCCTGAAGTAGTTGAGTTTTATGTAAGAGAGGGAAAACATAGTATGCCATTTTTTAGAAAAACTGAGATAAATGATAAAGATTTAGAGAGTTTAAAAGCATATCTTTCTAAACAATAA
- the ung gene encoding uracil-DNA glycosylase — protein sequence MINLDNVNIEAGWKEVLRAEFESSYFENLKTNLINAKKKAKIYPPGALIFNAFNLTPFDEVKVVILGQDPYHGKNQAMGLSFSVPNDIKVPPSLKNIYKEIYDDLGILQPENGDLTYWAKQGVLLLNATLTVEAGKPNSHSNFGWQRFTDAAIKALSDRKSGLVFLLWGNFAKAKANLIDDSKHFILTAPHPSPLARGGFFGCKHFSKTNEILRQVGKSPIDWDLKNYTV from the coding sequence ATGATAAATCTTGATAATGTTAATATAGAAGCTGGTTGGAAGGAAGTTTTAAGGGCTGAATTTGAAAGTTCTTATTTTGAAAATTTAAAGACAAATCTAATAAATGCAAAGAAAAAAGCTAAAATTTATCCACCAGGTGCTTTAATCTTTAACGCCTTTAATCTTACGCCTTTTGATGAAGTTAAAGTTGTGATTTTAGGTCAAGACCCATATCATGGTAAAAATCAAGCTATGGGTTTGAGTTTTTCCGTGCCAAATGACATAAAAGTTCCACCAAGCCTTAAAAACATATATAAAGAAATTTATGATGATTTGGGCATTTTACAGCCAGAAAATGGCGATCTTACATACTGGGCAAAACAAGGAGTTTTACTACTTAACGCAACTCTTACAGTTGAAGCAGGCAAGCCAAACTCACACTCAAATTTTGGCTGGCAAAGATTTACAGATGCAGCAATTAAAGCTTTAAGTGATAGAAAAAGCGGACTTGTATTTTTACTATGGGGAAATTTTGCCAAAGCTAAGGCAAATTTGATAGATGATTCTAAGCATTTTATATTAACCGCACCTCATCCTAGCCCACTTGCAAGGGGTGGATTTTTTGGTTGCAAACACTTTTCAAAAACAAATGAAATTTTAAGGCAAGTTGGTAAAAGCCCTATTGATTGGGATTTAAAAAATTATACGGTGTAA
- a CDS encoding SGNH/GDSL hydrolase family protein — translation MKNSFTIFAIAILNLALFSYPLLLQAEQKYQVPLNISQNEIVKLSQKYTQFLKATKPVSKDEILNEKQNSQKEAEISRLLEEIKTLELSIYEDSLQTPTLSETLPEKKETSDINKTHKFEILDTNKSIKPKKYEIFDTNKSSVKFKILDENKTFKPKETENLEANITTQEFSQTTNDTNKTTLLDKKNKTALFIGDSLMQGVAFTLTNALQKDGFKVINLGQVSTGLTNKKFFNWQNRLEQELKNSDVDIVFVMLGANDPWSIKDSSGKYKSYGTSSWDEIYRLRIAEILTTAKDKELIWIGIPCMRKSDLNSKVSHLNTLYKSVVKSSNQTYVSSTDILCGDGNYNKILTINGKRVSVRANDGIHLTMNGSRLITNEVMKNLSYNKN, via the coding sequence ATGAAAAATAGCTTTACGATATTTGCTATTGCTATACTAAATTTAGCACTTTTTTCATATCCATTGCTTCTTCAAGCTGAACAAAAATATCAAGTTCCGCTAAATATCAGCCAAAATGAGATCGTAAAACTTAGTCAAAAATATACACAATTTCTTAAAGCCACAAAACCTGTATCAAAAGATGAAATTTTAAATGAAAAGCAAAATAGCCAAAAAGAAGCTGAAATTTCAAGACTTTTAGAAGAGATAAAAACACTTGAGTTAAGTATTTATGAAGATAGTTTACAAACTCCTACTTTAAGCGAGACTTTGCCTGAGAAAAAAGAAACTTCAGATATAAATAAAACTCATAAATTTGAAATTTTAGATACAAACAAAAGCATTAAGCCTAAAAAATATGAAATTTTTGATACTAATAAAAGTAGTGTTAAGTTTAAAATTTTAGATGAAAATAAAACCTTTAAACCAAAAGAGACTGAAAATTTAGAAGCCAACATAACCACTCAAGAATTTAGCCAAACAACAAACGATACTAACAAAACAACTTTGTTAGACAAAAAGAACAAAACCGCCCTTTTTATAGGCGATTCTCTAATGCAAGGGGTTGCTTTTACACTAACAAACGCACTTCAAAAAGATGGATTTAAGGTTATAAATTTAGGGCAAGTTAGCACAGGTCTTACTAATAAAAAATTCTTTAACTGGCAAAATAGACTAGAACAAGAGCTAAAAAATAGCGATGTTGATATAGTTTTTGTCATGCTTGGAGCAAATGATCCGTGGTCTATAAAAGATAGTAGCGGAAAATACAAAAGCTATGGAACCTCTTCTTGGGATGAAATTTACCGTTTAAGAATAGCTGAAATTTTAACTACAGCCAAAGATAAAGAGCTTATTTGGATAGGAATTCCTTGTATGAGAAAAAGCGATTTAAACAGCAAAGTTTCTCATCTAAATACGCTTTATAAAAGCGTTGTAAAAAGCTCTAATCAAACTTATGTCTCATCAACTGATATTCTTTGTGGCGATGGAAATTATAATAAAATACTAACAATTAATGGCAAAAGAGTAAGCGTAAGAGCAAACGATGGCATACATCTTACTATGAATGGCTCAAGGCTTATCACAAATGAGGTTATGAAAAATCTCTCGTATAATAAAAACTAA
- a CDS encoding MBOAT family O-acyltransferase: MSLFSAEFLVLFLLFLSLYWVVLDSFKKPLLLVFSYTMLYLIKPEFLLINFVFGLVVYIFGRLLLLFNSKILLFLSIAFVILTLSFFKYNEFFMLNFALCEIIMPLGISFYSFCSITLLVLCYKNEIKELKLTSTLLYLSFFITITSGPIFRYDEFEKEISKSPKFGDLNLILALIVLACFKKLLVANHLFSILNPTLISPANSDFLTLINTLFGYSFLLYCDFSGYVDLVTALALMLGITLPKNFNKPFVSLNVKEFWNRWHITLGRFFKDFLYIPLGGNRRGAFRTNLNVLLVFLVSGFWHGNTFSFIIWGLCHGLFVVFNNITKNYNIPKFDYLKMLTTFIFVSLAWVFFATENSFLYIESLINSEILYTPVNIGIMAFMAIFIYIYPKFNTLNLLKSIFDKIPSYLLPFIFAIIFSILYKFMPSGMPNFIYQGF; encoded by the coding sequence ATGAGTCTCTTTTCGGCTGAATTTTTAGTGCTATTTTTACTGTTTTTGTCACTGTATTGGGTAGTTTTAGATAGCTTTAAAAAGCCACTACTTCTAGTTTTTAGCTACACTATGCTATATCTAATAAAACCAGAATTTCTACTTATAAATTTCGTATTTGGTCTAGTTGTTTATATATTTGGGCGGCTACTTTTGCTTTTTAACTCTAAAATTTTACTATTTTTAAGCATAGCATTTGTCATACTAACTCTTAGTTTTTTTAAATACAATGAATTTTTTATGCTAAATTTTGCTCTTTGTGAGATTATTATGCCGCTTGGAATATCATTTTACTCATTTTGTTCTATAACCCTTTTAGTTCTTTGCTATAAAAATGAGATAAAAGAGCTAAAATTAACTAGCACTCTTCTTTATCTAAGCTTTTTTATAACCATAACATCTGGTCCGATTTTTAGATATGATGAGTTTGAAAAAGAGATTAGCAAAAGCCCAAAATTTGGTGATTTAAACCTTATTTTAGCTTTGATTGTTTTAGCATGTTTTAAAAAACTCCTAGTTGCTAACCATCTTTTTAGCATACTAAATCCAACTCTAATCTCACCAGCAAATAGTGACTTTTTAACTCTTATAAACACGCTTTTTGGTTATAGTTTTCTTTTGTATTGTGATTTTAGTGGGTATGTAGATTTAGTAACAGCACTTGCTTTAATGCTTGGAATAACCCTACCAAAAAACTTTAATAAACCTTTTGTTTCGCTAAATGTTAAGGAATTTTGGAATAGATGGCATATAACTCTTGGAAGGTTTTTTAAAGATTTCTTATACATTCCACTTGGAGGAAATAGGCGTGGGGCTTTTAGAACTAACTTAAATGTTTTGTTAGTTTTTTTAGTTTCTGGGTTTTGGCATGGAAATACTTTTAGCTTTATCATTTGGGGGCTTTGTCATGGGCTTTTTGTTGTTTTTAATAACATTACAAAAAACTACAATATCCCTAAATTTGACTACTTAAAAATGCTAACAACATTTATATTTGTTAGTCTTGCTTGGGTATTTTTCGCTACTGAAAATAGCTTTTTGTATATAGAGTCTTTAATAAATTCTGAGATTTTATACACGCCTGTAAACATTGGCATTATGGCTTTTATGGCTATTTTTATCTATATATATCCGAAATTTAACACCTTAAATTTACTAAAAAGCATTTTTGATAAAATTCCTTCCTACCTACTTCCATTTATTTTTGCTATAATATTTAGCATTTTATACAAATTTATGCCAAGTGGTATGCCAAATTTCATCTATCAGGGGTTTTAA
- the nfo gene encoding deoxyribonuclease IV gives MKRVGAHVSASGGVENAPLNAMSIGADAFALFVKNQRQWSAKPLSDENIVKFSENLAKSGIKKEHILPHNSYLINLGHPDDEKREKSVEAFKDEIDRASLLGLKMINFHPGSHLRQISQEKCLTLISESINYLLLNTSGVRLVIENTAGQGSNLGYKLEHLAFLIDKAVDKNRIGVCIDTCHFFAGGYDIRSKEAYEKTMSEFDRLIGYKFLSGMHLNDTKNELGVRKDRHDSLGKGHLGLEAFENIMRDPNIDEIPLILETIDDSIWQDEIEILRQMAV, from the coding sequence TTGAAAAGAGTAGGAGCTCATGTAAGTGCAAGTGGTGGGGTAGAAAATGCCCCCTTAAATGCTATGAGTATAGGAGCAGATGCTTTTGCTTTATTTGTTAAAAATCAACGCCAGTGGAGTGCTAAGCCACTAAGTGATGAAAACATTGTTAAATTTAGTGAAAATTTAGCTAAAAGCGGGATAAAAAAAGAGCATATTTTGCCTCATAATAGCTATCTTATAAATCTTGGTCATCCAGATGATGAAAAAAGAGAAAAAAGCGTGGAAGCTTTTAAAGACGAAATAGATAGAGCCTCTCTGCTGGGGCTTAAGATGATAAACTTTCATCCTGGTTCACACCTTAGACAGATAAGCCAAGAGAAGTGCTTAACTCTAATAAGTGAAAGTATCAATTATTTACTTTTAAATACAAGTGGCGTAAGGCTAGTGATAGAAAATACCGCAGGGCAGGGCTCAAATTTAGGATATAAGCTAGAGCATTTAGCGTTTTTGATAGATAAAGCTGTGGATAAAAACCGTATCGGTGTGTGCATAGATACTTGCCACTTTTTTGCTGGCGGATATGATATCAGAAGCAAAGAGGCATATGAAAAAACAATGAGTGAATTTGACAGACTCATCGGTTATAAATTCTTAAGTGGAATGCATCTAAACGATACCAAAAACGAACTTGGAGTTAGAAAAGACAGGCACGATAGCCTTGGAAAAGGGCATTTAGGACTTGAAGCGTTTGAAAACATAATGCGTGATCCAAATATAGATGAAATTCCACTTATCCTAGAAACGATAGATGATAGCATATGGCAAGATGAGATAGAAATTTTAAGACAAATGGCGGTTTAG